Proteins encoded within one genomic window of Besnoitia besnoiti strain Bb-Ger1 chromosome II, whole genome shotgun sequence:
- a CDS encoding hypothetical protein (encoded by transcript BESB_037500), which produces MSRLHSSRAAGSSACRGGAVQSRSKDGRCSGDNSRTSGGIVCVGAACKYFCSEEEWAGMHKRLIPLNGDDENLVDRYDVRLLLNDPEALNKKKKTYSSDRVREILGETPALDRERYRDLPSSNLFEDEVLERLRDDRGKYGEAWTPTRELQRLREQTARETRDRRAGGGGGGTGGAGFDDASVNAGLGDMSAVPPPAALDAPVDACGRGDAWRGSPREAAENSSEGASERDAESGSERDDDAGGERDAAGDSRSSRAADSDEEGAGRARSRARQRPRGESASEDDAEDRERPRRKTERESARGAEERGTLWRAAEEEETAREERRAARVQRRGGQGRDAGDEGDGSDEGDAGGNSRASPPASRAGERPRGRQNGGKRERGGDGVAQANREDQAQPRECRHPFQKEPEGKRRRAAGEDAREFRGEDRRAAARKARRAEAASSEEEGEESVDPDTPRERMDGGGRPRRAQSPSPPTAEASPRAQVHAERKEGPGEEDCFVPPFWLPRDKIPHLPRTLKEHLVIECTAHFVRTEGSRMEFRLKLDPAASAQLRFLHVDHPLHPYYAYLRQTGEALLLHAPSLLPPKLLFFSKLVYTHLPAWAAAAKEDPLEPRHDGATADAQADREEITDVSPAGAAMRKAKREGGARVGEDARPREEKEDEEERPSRDAAEGRWVEGASAAQGEGAQAARVCLVDAGGQGKAKARVKTEEQGGAEKSQSPSDVKASRDTGHSLLLQAKNEEDEGGVSLLMSYGSDDEGDAADEDVPEGDIVAEDGAAPSSPSAASPTWAAKAAKEETAAAAPPDEEDEDEDNELDAVWQSGKKLRVAFALESRKVKPRGGTPARAGCAPGVLKIISKRRVAPRGASESAAPEWAVDERDPDAVVAALDELPELPWAKPNDKLKLTDVSALIIHQIGCWLLVSGEETMVDFALQMTSEDSRFFFLDRTQIAFCYFRYVLRSVLRAKKEGRPTAKAPAQLTWHPVTRAFLARLRFEHHLSQKKVQTTAEGASHADGDEVLTESSINEHAAAAAAASSALAAEAAAIEERRTAEALALRDMLAGAAGAGFRGLETQWAPEGSVVCTPGGAPQTLAPDTQNSTNPVTVAEVESAAESTTESLNSASAQSYLSDCNGDDAQASLAARDSQAAAATPASQSAPSPSASGAWAVEPRGDQGAPAAAEVPEGCTSPVEDPAALVARAVADPSYVPTAVSLLTTDMYAAGAAGDAPRYAILYAAYCQLCTYVKAAAMPSSVSTAGS; this is translated from the exons ATGTCGCGACTGCACAGCAGCAGGGCCGCAGGCTCTTCAGCgtgccgcggaggagctgtGCAGAGTCGCAGCAAGGATGGAAGGTGCTCGGGCGACAACAGCCGAACGAGCGGCGGCatcgtctgcgtcggcgctgcgTGCAAATACTTCTGCAGTGAAGAAGAGTGGGCTGGCATGCACAAACGGCTCATTCCCCTCAATGGAGACGACGAGAACCTCGTAGACAG ATACGATGTGCGACTCCTCCTTAACGACCCCGAGGCCCTCaacaagaaaaagaaaacctACTCGAGCGACCGCGTGCGCGAAATCCTCGGCGAGACGCCAGCTCTCGACAGAGAACGATATCGA GATTTGCCTTCGTCTAACTTGTTCGAGGACGAAGTGCTGGAGCGGCTGAGAGACGACCGCGGAAAGTACGGCGAGGCGTGGACCCcgacgcgcgagctgcagaggctgcgcgaacaaacggcgcgcgagacgcgagacagacgcgcagggggcggcggcggaggcacgggcggcgcagggttTGACGACGCAAGCGTCAATGCCGG CCTCGGCGACATGTCCGCTGTCCCCCCTCCGGCTGCGCTGGACGCGCCCGTCGACGCctgcgggagaggcgacgcctggcgcgggtctccgcgcgaggcggcggagaactCGAGtgaaggcgcgagcgagcgcgacgcggagagcggcagcgagcgcgacgacgacgcagggggcgagcgcgacgctgcgggcgaCTCCAGAAGCAGCCGAGCCGCTGacagcgacgaagaaggcgccggtcgcgcgcggtcgcgggcaCGCCAGCGCCCACGCGGCGAGAGTGCCtcagaggacgacgcagaagaccgcgaacgcccgcggagaaagacagagagagagtctgcgcgcggcgccgaagagagaggcacgctctggcgagcggcagaggaggaggagacggcgcgagaggagcgacgcgcagcccgcgtgcagaggcgaggggggcagggaagggacgcgggcgacgagggagatgggagcgacgaaggagacgcgggaGGCAACAGCCGCGCGAGTCCGCCTGCGTcccgcgctggagagcggcctcgcgggcgccagaacggcggcaagcgagagcgcggaggcgacggcgtaGCGCAAGCAAACCGCGAAGACCAGGCGCAGCCCAGAGAGTGCCGGCACCCATTCCAAAAGGAACCAGAAGgcaagcgcaggcgcgcggcgggtgaGGACGCTCGCGAGTTTCGTGGCGAAGACCgaagagctgcggcgcgaaaggcccggcgcgcagaggcggcatcttctgaagaggagggagaagagtcCGTAGATCCAGACACTCCGCGGGAGCGGAtggacggcggcggacggccgcggcgggcgcagtctccgtccccccccactgcggaggcctcgccgcgagcgcaagTCCACGCGGAGCGCAAAGAAGGACCAGGCGAAGAGGACTGCTTCGTGCCTCCGTTTTGGCTCCCGCGAGACAAGATTCCTCACCTGCCGCGAACTCTGAAGGAGCATCTAGTCATTGAGTGCACGGCCCACTTCGTTCGAACG GAAGGGAGTCGCATGGAGTTTCGGCTGAAGCTCGAtccggcggcgagcgcccagCTGCGCTTTCTGCACGTAGACCATCCCCTGCATCCGTACTACGCGTACCTGCGGCagacgggcgaggcgctgctgctgcatgcgccttctcttctgccgccgaagctcctctttttctccaaGCTCGTCTACACGCATCTGCCTGCgtgggctgcggcggcgaaggaagatcctctcgagccgcggcacgacggcgcgacggccgacgcgcaggccgacCGCGAGGAGATCACCGACGTTTcacccgccggcgccgcgatgagaaaagcgaagcgagaaggaggcgcgcgagttggcgaagacgcacgccccagagaggagaaggaagatgaagaggagaggCCCAGCCGGGACGCAGCCGAAGGCCGCTGGGTGGAAGGCGCGTCAGCTGCGcagggagagggcgcgcaggcggcgcgcgtctgcttggtggacgcaggcgggcaggggaaggcgaaggctcGAGTGAAGACAGAGGAGCAGGGCGGGGCGGAGAAGTCGCAGAGCCCAAGCGACGTGAAAGCAAGTCGCGACACGGGGCAttcgctgcttcttcaggcgaagaacgaagaagacgagggaggcgtCAGTCTCCTAATGTCCTACGGgtccgacgacgagggcgacgcggccgacGAGGATGTGCCAGAGGGAGACATTGTCGCtgaggacggcgcggcgccgtcttcgccgtccgccgccagTCCAACGtgggcagcgaaggcggcgaaggaggaaacggccgcggccgcgcctcccgacgaagaagatgaagatgAAGACAACGAGCTGGACGCAGTATGGCAGAGCGGCAAGAAGCTGCGCGTGGCCTTCGCGTTGGAGTCGCGCAAGGTGAAGCCTCGCGGGggcacgcctgcgcgcgcgggctgcgcgcccgGGGTGCTGAAAATAATCTCCAAGCGGAGGGTCGCGCCCCGGGGGGCGAGCGAGTCGGCTGCGCCCGAGTGGGCAGTCGACGAGCGAGACCCTGACgcggtcgtcgccgccttggATGAGCTGCCGGAGCTGCCCTGGGCGAAACCGAACGACAAACTCAAGCTGACAGAT GTGTCTGCGTTGATCATTCACCAAATCGGCTGCTGGCTGTTGGTCtccggagaggagacgatgGTCGACTTTGCCCTGCAG ATGACCAGTGAAGACTCGCgattcttcttcctcgaccGCACACAGATCGCGTTTTGCTACTTCAG ATATGTGCTGCGGAGCGTGCtgcgagcgaagaaggaaggaaGGCCAACGGCGAAGGCTCCGGCCCAACTCACGTGGCACCCCGTG acgcgcgcatttctggcgcggctgcgttttGAGCACCACCTGAGTCAGAAGAAGGTGCAGACcacggcggaaggcgcatcgcacgccgacggagacgagGTGCTGACCGAGTCGAGTATCAACGAgcatgcagccgccgctgccgcagcctccagcgctctggccgcagaggctgcggcgattgaagagcggcggacggcggaggcgctggctCTACGGGACATGCTGGCTGGCGCAGCTGGAGCGGGCTTTCGCGGCTTGGAGACTCAATGGGCGCCGGAGGGCTCCGTTGTATGCACACCGGGAGGCGCCCCGCAAACGCTCGCGCCAGACACTCAAAACAGCACCAATCCTGTGACTGTGGCGGAGGtggagagcgccgcagagtcgACGACAGAGAGCTTGAacagcgcgtccgcgcagtCGTACCTCTCAGATTGCaacggagacgacgcgcaggcgtcgctggcCGCGCGGGACtctcaggcggcggccgcgactcCCGCGAGTCAATCTgccccgtcgccgtcggcttcCGGGGCTTGGGCGGTGGAGCCCAGGGGGGACCAGGgggcgcccgcagctgccgaggTGCCGGAGGGCTGCACGAGCCCGGTAGAGGATCCTGCTGCGCTGGTTGCGAGGGCCGTAGCGGATCCTTCGTACGTGCCCACTGCCGTCAGTCTGTTGACGACCGACATGTATGCCgctggggcggcgggcgacgctcCGCGCTACGCCATTCTGTACGCAGCGTATTGTCAACTTTGCACTTACGTGAAGGCAGCGGCGATGCCCAGCAGTGTATCAACCGCAGGATCCTAG